A single Epinephelus fuscoguttatus linkage group LG13, E.fuscoguttatus.final_Chr_v1 DNA region contains:
- the uchl3 gene encoding ubiquitin carboxyl-terminal hydrolase isozyme L3 → MDNPRWLPLESNPEVMTKFVNCLGMRPTWQFGDVYGLDPELLGMVPRPVCAVLLLFPVTEKYEAFKEEEEKKLKDQRQEVSPDVYFIKQTIGNACGTIGLIHAVANNLGHLEFEADSALKRFIEKTSKMTSDERAVFLEKDESIRVTHESSAQEGQTEAPSLDEKVNLHFIAFVNVGGQLYELDGRKPFPIVHGKTSEDTLLEDAVAVCKVFMARDPQEVRFTIIALSKD, encoded by the exons ATGGACAATCCACGCTGGTTGCCTCTGGAGTCAAATCCAGAA GTCATGACCAag TTTGTGAATTGCTTGGGTATGAGACCAACCTGGCAGTTTGGAGACGTGTACGGATTGGATCCAGAGCTTCTGGGCATGGTACCAAGACCAGTGTGCGCAGTGCTGCTTCTCTTCCCTGTGACAGAGAAG TATGAGGCATTcaaggaagaagaggaaaagaaactCAAGGATCAGAGGCAGGAAGTCTCTCCTGACGTCTACTTCATCAAGCAAACTATTGGAAATGCCTGTGGAACAATAGGATTAATTCATGCAGTGGCAAACAACCTGGGACACCTGGAATTTG AGGCCGATTCTGCTCTAAAGAGGTTTATAGAAAAAACCTCAAAAATGACCTCAGACGAAAGGGCCGTCTTCCTGGAAAAGGATGAG AGTATACGTGTTACACATGAATCCAGTGCACAAGAGGGACAGACCGAG GCCCCAAGTTTAGATGAGAAAGTGAATCTGCATTTTATAGCTTTTGTGAATGTCGGAGGACAATTATATGAGCTGG ATGGCAGGAAGCCTTTCCCTATCGTCCACGGGAAAACTTCAGAAGACACTCTACTGGAG gatgctgtagCGGTTTGTAAGGTCTTCATGGCTCGCGACCCTCAGGAGGTTCGTTTCACCATCATTGCCCTCTCCAAAGACTGA
- the commd6 gene encoding COMM domain-containing protein 6: MPAAEESHGVNKVVDNICKLSPDLLAEACQHILTYLQGHTRGVDSAEISDSFQRAGVRFNNEALQDIVRFLMLTFRSAGKSNLSADDLVSKLEEGSNKWAKASLQVLHRLWTEHGALVQAQQKVEATLSIGQLVDMQWRLGMAVSSDTCRSLNSPYVTLLLKIVEPSGQICHRSFEMTIPQFQNFHKQFKEMAAVMETV; encoded by the exons atgccagcagcagaggagtcCCATG GTGTCAACAAAGTCGTGGACAACATCTGTAAGCTTTCTCCAGATCTGCTGGCTGAAGCA TGTCAGCACATCCTGACTTATCTACAAGGGCACACCAGAGGAGTAGATTCAGCTGAAATTTCTGAC AGTTTTCAGAGAGCCGGAGTCAGATTTAACAATGAAGCTCTACAGGACATTGTGAGATTCCTCATGTTGACATTCAG GTCCGCTGGGAAGAGCAACCTCTCTGCGGATGACCTTGTGTCGAAGCTGGAAGAAGGCAGTAACAAGTGGGCCAAAGCTTCCCTTCAGGTGTTGCACAGGTTGTGGACTGAACATGGTGCGTTAGTCCAGGCTCAGCAGAAGgtagaggccacgctcagcatcGGCCAG TTAGTGGACATGCAGTGGAGGCTCGGCATGGCAGTGAGCTCCGACACTTGCCGATCTCTCAACTCCCCGTATGTGACTCTGCTGCTGAAGATCGTCGAGCCCTCTGGTCAGATTTGTCACAGGTCTTTTGAGATGACCATTCCACAGTTCCAG AACTTTCACAAGCAGTTCAAGGAGATGGCCGCTGTTATGGAGACGGTATGA